The following coding sequences lie in one Pseudarthrobacter phenanthrenivorans Sphe3 genomic window:
- a CDS encoding amino acid permease: MSNPTLPDHIIDGGHAHASEAALHAEDKGYHKNLKPRQIQMIAIGGAIGTGLFLGAGGRLNAAGPSLVIAYAVCGFFAFLILRALGELVLHRPSSGSFVSYAREFFGEKAAFVSGWFYWINWATTTIVDITAAALYMNFFGNYIPWMAAVPQWAWALIALVVVLCLNLVSVKVFGEMEFWFALIKVAALVIFLIVGTYFVIFGTPVDGQQVGLSLLSDNGGVFPNGLLPMIILMQGVLFAYASIELVGTAAGETENPEKIMPKAINSVVFRIAVFYVGSVILLALLLPYTAYEKGVSPFVTFFGSIGIQGVDVIMNLVVLTAALSSLNAGLYSTGRILRSMSVNGSAPKFASRMNKAGVPYGGIAITAAVSLLGVPLNYLVPAQAFEIVLNVASVGIIMTWATIVLCQIQLKRWADKGWLERPSFRMFGAPYTGYLSLLFLVGVLIMVFIESPLTMLVTAIASVLMVLGWYACRKRIHEIAETREGHTGLSPVIANPPAATFKK; encoded by the coding sequence ATGTCGAATCCCACGCTCCCTGACCACATTATTGATGGTGGCCATGCCCATGCTTCGGAGGCTGCGCTGCATGCCGAGGACAAGGGCTACCACAAGAATTTGAAGCCCCGGCAGATCCAGATGATCGCGATCGGCGGTGCGATCGGCACCGGCCTGTTCCTCGGTGCCGGCGGCCGGCTCAACGCGGCCGGCCCGTCCCTGGTGATCGCCTACGCCGTGTGCGGGTTCTTCGCGTTCCTGATCCTGCGCGCCCTGGGCGAACTGGTCCTCCACCGGCCCTCGTCGGGCTCGTTCGTCTCCTACGCCCGCGAATTCTTCGGTGAAAAGGCGGCGTTCGTCTCGGGCTGGTTCTACTGGATCAACTGGGCCACCACCACCATCGTGGACATCACCGCCGCCGCCCTCTACATGAACTTCTTCGGCAACTACATCCCCTGGATGGCAGCCGTCCCGCAATGGGCCTGGGCCCTGATCGCCCTGGTGGTGGTCCTGTGCCTGAACCTGGTCTCGGTCAAGGTCTTCGGCGAAATGGAATTCTGGTTCGCCCTGATCAAGGTCGCCGCCCTGGTCATCTTCCTCATCGTGGGCACCTACTTCGTCATCTTCGGCACTCCCGTGGACGGCCAGCAGGTGGGCCTGAGCCTGCTGTCCGATAACGGCGGCGTCTTCCCCAACGGCCTGCTGCCCATGATCATCCTCATGCAGGGCGTCCTGTTCGCCTACGCCTCCATCGAACTCGTCGGCACCGCAGCCGGTGAAACCGAAAACCCCGAGAAGATCATGCCCAAGGCCATCAACTCCGTGGTCTTCCGCATCGCCGTGTTCTACGTCGGCTCCGTGATCCTGCTGGCCCTGCTGCTGCCCTACACCGCCTATGAAAAGGGCGTCAGCCCCTTCGTGACCTTCTTCGGCTCCATCGGCATCCAGGGCGTGGACGTCATCATGAACCTCGTGGTCCTCACCGCCGCCCTGTCCTCCCTGAACGCCGGGCTCTACTCCACCGGCCGGATCCTGCGCTCCATGTCCGTCAACGGCTCAGCCCCCAAGTTCGCCTCCCGCATGAACAAAGCCGGCGTCCCCTACGGCGGCATCGCCATCACCGCCGCCGTGTCCCTGCTCGGCGTCCCGCTGAACTACCTCGTCCCCGCCCAGGCCTTCGAAATCGTCCTCAACGTCGCCTCCGTCGGCATCATCATGACCTGGGCCACCATCGTCCTGTGCCAGATCCAACTCAAGCGCTGGGCCGACAAGGGCTGGCTCGAGCGCCCCTCCTTCCGCATGTTCGGCGCCCCCTACACCGGCTACCTGTCCCTGCTCTTCCTCGTGGGCGTCCTCATCATGGTCTTCATCGAATCCCCGCTCACCATGCTCGTCACTGCAATCGCCTCGGTCCTCATGGTCCTGGGCTGGTACGCCTGCCGCAAACGCATCCACGAAATCGCCGAAACCCGCGAAGGCCACACCGGCCTCTCCCCCGTCATCGCCAACCCGCCCG
- a CDS encoding aspartate ammonia-lyase, translating to MTAIETAAATATPGVRSEHDLLGYRDIPGDAYWGVHTLRAVENFPITGQKLSSNMHLVRGLAAVKLAAARTNRELGLLDAERSDAIEQACQDVLDGHLADQFVVDVIQGGAGTSSNMNANEVIANRALEILGHPKGDYARLHPNDHVNLSQSTNDVYPTAVKLGTIFAARELLDALAELEEACASKALEFRTLVKMGRTQLQDAVPMTLGQEFGSYAITIGEDRLRLAEAELLIHEINLGATAIGTGLNAPAGYAEAACRHLAEVTGLPLVTAPDLIEATQDVGAFVHLSGVLKRVAVKLSKICNDLRLLSSGPRAGFGEINLPAVQSGSSIMPGKINPVIPEVVSQVAYEVIGNDVTITMAAEAGQLQLNAFEPVIVHSLHKSISHLEAACRTLTARCIRGITANTEHLRRTVEQSIGLVTALNPHLGYATATAIAKEALATGKGVAELVLEHGLLTDTQLQELLSPERLANLSK from the coding sequence ATGACTGCCATCGAAACCGCAGCGGCCACCGCAACACCCGGTGTTCGCTCTGAACACGACCTGCTCGGATACCGCGATATTCCCGGCGACGCCTACTGGGGGGTGCACACGCTCCGGGCAGTGGAGAACTTCCCCATCACGGGGCAGAAGCTTTCCTCCAACATGCACCTGGTCCGCGGCCTCGCAGCAGTGAAGCTCGCCGCCGCCCGCACCAACCGCGAACTTGGCCTGCTGGATGCGGAACGCTCTGACGCGATCGAGCAGGCATGCCAGGACGTGCTGGATGGCCACCTGGCCGACCAGTTCGTGGTGGACGTGATCCAGGGCGGCGCGGGGACGTCGTCGAACATGAACGCCAACGAGGTCATCGCCAACCGCGCCCTGGAAATCCTGGGCCACCCCAAGGGCGACTACGCACGGCTGCACCCCAACGACCACGTGAACCTTTCGCAGTCCACCAACGACGTGTATCCCACGGCCGTGAAGCTCGGCACCATCTTCGCCGCGCGCGAACTGCTGGACGCACTGGCCGAACTGGAGGAAGCGTGCGCGTCCAAGGCCCTGGAATTCCGAACCCTGGTCAAGATGGGCCGCACGCAGTTGCAGGACGCGGTGCCCATGACCCTGGGGCAGGAGTTCGGCAGCTATGCCATCACCATCGGTGAAGACCGGCTGCGCCTGGCCGAGGCGGAACTGCTGATCCATGAGATCAACCTCGGCGCCACCGCCATCGGCACCGGCCTGAATGCGCCGGCCGGCTACGCGGAAGCTGCCTGCCGGCACCTTGCCGAGGTGACCGGCCTGCCATTGGTCACCGCCCCGGACCTGATCGAAGCCACCCAGGATGTAGGCGCCTTCGTGCACCTGTCAGGCGTGCTCAAGCGGGTGGCCGTGAAGCTTTCCAAGATCTGCAATGACCTCCGCCTGCTCTCCTCCGGACCGCGCGCCGGCTTTGGCGAGATCAACCTGCCGGCCGTCCAGTCAGGCTCGTCCATCATGCCCGGCAAGATCAACCCGGTGATCCCGGAAGTGGTCAGCCAGGTGGCCTACGAAGTCATCGGCAACGACGTCACCATCACCATGGCCGCCGAAGCCGGACAGCTCCAACTCAACGCGTTTGAGCCCGTCATCGTCCACAGCCTCCACAAGAGCATCTCCCACCTGGAAGCAGCGTGCCGCACCCTTACCGCGCGCTGCATCCGGGGTATCACCGCGAACACCGAGCACCTCCGCCGTACCGTGGAGCAGTCCATCGGCCTGGTCACCGCCCTGAATCCCCACCTGGGCTACGCCACCGCCACCGCCATCGCCAAGGAAGCACTGGCAACCGGCAAGGGCGTGGCCGAACTCGTCCTGGAACACGGACTCCTCACCGACACCCAGCTTCAGGAGCTCCTCAGCCCTGAGCGCCTCGCCAACCTGAGCAAGTAA
- a CDS encoding FadR/GntR family transcriptional regulator, translated as MNLSDSRTAGQPAPLARLSAAEAVFNAIRQDIESGRLGVGSKLSSEATLSQQYGVSRSVIREALRSCTALGLTVTKTGKGTFVVANQVANDLTLGQYSARDLTEARPHIEVPAAGLAAERRTEEELDTLRHLVAAMGTETDPESWVALDSSFHAAIARASGNKVFASVVADIRDALAHQSETLNMVADRQHASDVEHQQILAAIEAGSAEEARAAMAHHLHAVGVALDSILNN; from the coding sequence GTGAACCTGTCAGACAGCCGGACAGCAGGACAGCCTGCTCCCCTCGCGCGGCTTAGCGCCGCCGAAGCGGTGTTCAACGCGATCCGGCAGGACATCGAGTCCGGACGGCTGGGCGTCGGCAGCAAGCTCAGTTCCGAAGCCACGCTCTCGCAGCAGTACGGCGTGAGCCGCTCGGTCATCCGAGAAGCCCTCCGCTCCTGCACGGCACTGGGCCTGACTGTCACGAAAACGGGCAAGGGCACCTTCGTGGTGGCCAACCAGGTGGCGAACGACCTCACCCTCGGCCAGTACTCCGCCCGGGACCTCACCGAGGCACGTCCCCACATCGAGGTCCCCGCCGCCGGACTCGCTGCCGAACGGCGCACCGAGGAGGAGCTGGACACCCTCCGGCATCTGGTGGCCGCCATGGGCACCGAGACCGACCCTGAGTCCTGGGTAGCCCTGGACTCCAGCTTCCACGCGGCCATCGCCCGGGCCAGCGGCAACAAGGTCTTTGCCAGTGTGGTGGCTGATATCCGCGACGCCCTGGCCCACCAGTCCGAAACCTTGAACATGGTGGCAGACCGGCAGCACGCCTCAGACGTGGAACACCAGCAGATCCTTGCCGCCATCGAGGCAGGCTCCGCGGAGGAGGCCCGCGCGGCCATGGCCCATCACCTCCACGCCGTGGGCGTGGCCCTCGACTCCATCCTCAACAACTAG
- a CDS encoding asparaginase: MLSPALSAARTAAILAQHTPLVTATRDGLVESVHYGSAVALDANGAIAAAAGDPTAPFYPRSSLKPLQAVAMVRAGLELPADLLALAAASHSGAAQHRDGALRILELHGLSVSDFENSADLPYGTAERAEWLRNGGGATQLTQNCSGKHAAMAATCVINGWPVEGYLHPDHPLQQLVAETVTELTDEEPLALSTDGCGTPLFALTLPGMARAFGLIARAAADDDGTAAAAVGLAMQQHPEMVAGESRDVTGLMRLLPGSVAKDGFEGVQLVGLADRSAVAVKISDGGDRARMPATVKLLEALGIDTSSLSTIATAPVLGGGQQVGLLQATNFLNQPSVPVNEAP; the protein is encoded by the coding sequence ATGCTCTCCCCTGCGCTTTCCGCTGCCCGCACTGCTGCCATCCTCGCGCAGCACACCCCGCTGGTCACCGCCACCCGCGATGGACTGGTGGAAAGCGTCCACTACGGATCAGCAGTTGCCCTCGACGCGAACGGAGCGATTGCCGCCGCTGCCGGCGACCCCACCGCGCCCTTCTACCCCAGGTCCTCCCTCAAGCCGCTCCAAGCCGTGGCCATGGTCCGCGCCGGTCTCGAACTGCCCGCCGACCTTCTTGCCCTCGCGGCAGCAAGCCACTCCGGCGCCGCCCAGCACCGCGATGGCGCCCTGCGCATCCTCGAACTGCACGGCCTCAGCGTGAGCGACTTCGAAAACAGCGCCGACCTCCCGTATGGAACGGCTGAGCGTGCGGAATGGCTGCGCAACGGCGGCGGGGCCACGCAGCTCACCCAGAACTGCTCCGGCAAGCACGCCGCCATGGCCGCCACCTGTGTCATCAACGGCTGGCCCGTCGAAGGCTACCTCCACCCCGATCACCCGCTGCAGCAGCTTGTGGCTGAGACCGTAACCGAACTCACGGATGAAGAACCCCTCGCCCTGAGCACCGATGGCTGCGGCACGCCACTGTTTGCCCTGACCCTGCCGGGCATGGCCCGCGCCTTCGGGCTGATTGCCCGCGCCGCCGCGGACGACGACGGCACTGCGGCAGCCGCCGTCGGGCTCGCCATGCAACAGCACCCCGAGATGGTGGCCGGGGAAAGCCGCGACGTCACCGGGCTGATGCGCCTCCTCCCGGGCTCGGTGGCCAAGGACGGCTTTGAGGGCGTCCAGCTGGTGGGACTGGCGGACAGATCAGCCGTGGCCGTGAAGATTTCCGACGGCGGCGACCGCGCCCGGATGCCGGCCACCGTGAAACTGCTCGAAGCTCTGGGAATTGATACTTCATCGCTCTCCACCATCGCCACCGCACCCGTCCTCGGCGGCGGGCAGCAGGTGGGCCTGCTCCAGGCAACCAACTTTCTGAACCAACCGTCCGTACCCGTCAACGAAGCCCCGTAA
- a CDS encoding alanine/glycine:cation symporter family protein, with product MQAIPMAVTDDVGWLASVEEAIDAVFRPAAEIFSTVVFFPITIGDVSFPAVVAWLIAAGVIISIYLGLIQFRGLKVSYEVVRGRYSAHHDPGEVPHFQALTSALSGTVGLGNIAGVGAAMALGGPGATFWMILAGLLGMATKFAECTLGVKYREVHEDGTVTGGPFKYLPIAFKKFGKWPGKVLTGIFAVSILIFGVAGGNMFQANQTFAQMRNVTGGDEGLLGSAGAALVFGLILATLVAAVILGGMKSIGATTSRLVPAMAAVYVIACLFVIFVNIGQVPAAFNAIITGAFNPAGMAGGLVGVMIVGFQRAAFSNEAGLGSAAIAHSTVKTRRPVSEGFVAMFEPLVDTVVICTMTALAIVIAGAPSLQSGIDQVQAGEGAPDGVILTSDAFATVLPWFPVVLAVAVALFAFSTLITWSYYGLKAWEYLFGRSKASEISYKCVFLFFTVVGTVLTFTQVLNFADAALFICAFVNLLGVYMLLPVIKREMKAYLAERKCGDLHKLGAAEADEVGTHRA from the coding sequence ATGCAGGCAATACCCATGGCTGTGACCGATGACGTCGGCTGGCTCGCATCAGTAGAAGAAGCGATCGATGCGGTGTTCCGCCCGGCCGCTGAGATATTTTCGACAGTAGTTTTCTTCCCCATCACGATCGGCGACGTCAGTTTTCCCGCCGTAGTGGCCTGGCTTATTGCCGCCGGAGTCATCATCAGCATCTACTTGGGGCTGATCCAGTTCCGCGGCCTCAAGGTGTCCTACGAGGTTGTGCGCGGACGATACTCAGCCCACCACGATCCTGGAGAGGTGCCGCACTTCCAGGCACTGACCTCTGCCCTGTCCGGAACCGTGGGTCTGGGAAACATCGCGGGCGTGGGGGCCGCCATGGCGCTCGGCGGTCCCGGCGCCACCTTCTGGATGATCCTGGCCGGGCTGCTGGGCATGGCCACCAAATTTGCCGAATGCACCCTGGGCGTCAAGTACCGCGAGGTGCATGAAGACGGCACCGTTACGGGTGGCCCTTTCAAGTACCTGCCCATTGCTTTCAAGAAGTTCGGCAAGTGGCCGGGCAAGGTCCTCACCGGAATTTTCGCCGTCTCCATCCTGATCTTTGGTGTCGCGGGTGGAAACATGTTCCAGGCCAACCAGACGTTTGCACAGATGAGGAACGTCACTGGTGGCGATGAAGGCCTTCTCGGAAGCGCTGGCGCTGCACTGGTCTTCGGCCTCATCCTCGCAACGCTTGTTGCCGCCGTGATCCTTGGTGGCATGAAATCTATCGGCGCCACCACCAGCCGGCTCGTGCCGGCCATGGCAGCCGTCTACGTGATTGCCTGCCTCTTCGTCATCTTCGTGAACATCGGCCAGGTACCGGCCGCTTTCAACGCCATCATCACCGGCGCCTTCAACCCGGCAGGAATGGCCGGCGGCCTGGTGGGCGTCATGATCGTCGGTTTCCAGCGCGCCGCCTTCTCCAACGAGGCGGGCCTGGGTTCAGCTGCCATTGCGCATTCGACCGTGAAGACCCGCCGCCCGGTCAGCGAGGGCTTCGTTGCCATGTTCGAACCCCTCGTTGACACAGTGGTCATCTGCACCATGACTGCCCTTGCGATTGTCATTGCCGGCGCACCGAGCCTCCAGTCCGGAATCGATCAGGTCCAGGCCGGCGAAGGCGCGCCCGACGGCGTTATCCTCACGTCCGATGCCTTTGCCACGGTCCTGCCCTGGTTCCCTGTGGTCCTGGCCGTGGCAGTGGCCCTGTTCGCCTTCTCGACGCTAATTACCTGGTCCTACTACGGACTGAAGGCATGGGAATACCTCTTCGGGCGCAGCAAGGCATCCGAGATTAGCTACAAGTGCGTCTTCCTGTTTTTCACGGTAGTGGGAACGGTGCTGACCTTCACCCAGGTCCTGAACTTCGCCGATGCAGCCTTGTTCATCTGCGCGTTCGTAAACCTGCTGGGCGTGTACATGCTGCTCCCGGTCATCAAACGCGAAATGAAGGCCTACCTGGCAGAACGGAAGTGTGGCGACCTCCACAAGCTCGGCGCCGCCGAGGCTGACGAGGTGGGAACGCACCGGGCCTAG